A window of the Serratia sarumanii genome harbors these coding sequences:
- the metB gene encoding cystathionine gamma-synthase, whose amino-acid sequence MTRKPATIAVRSGLNDDEQYGCVVPPIHLSSTYNFTDFNQPRAHDYSRRGNPTRDVVQRALAELEGGAGAVMTGSGMSAIHLVTTVLLKPGDLLVAPHDCYGGSYRLFDSLSKRGAYRVLFVDQGNEAALQQALAQKPKLVLIESPSNPLLRVVDIAAICAAAHAAGALTVVDNTFLSPALQQPIELGADLVVHSCTKYLNGHSDVVAGAVIAKDPELAVELAWWANNIGVTGGAFDSYLLLRGMRTLSPRIKAAQLNAEAIVDYLQQQPLVKKLYHPSLPENPGHEIARRQQRGFGAMLSFELDGDEAVLRRFLSALELFTLAESLGGVESLISHAATMTHAGMAAEARAAAGISESLLRISVGIEDSEDLIADLERAFQAAATR is encoded by the coding sequence ATGACGCGTAAACCAGCCACGATTGCCGTACGCAGCGGCCTGAACGACGACGAACAGTACGGCTGCGTTGTCCCGCCGATTCATCTGTCCAGCACCTATAACTTTACCGACTTCAACCAACCCCGAGCCCATGATTATTCGCGCCGCGGCAACCCGACGCGCGACGTGGTGCAACGCGCGTTGGCGGAGCTGGAAGGCGGCGCCGGCGCGGTGATGACCGGCAGCGGGATGTCGGCGATCCATCTGGTGACCACCGTGCTGCTGAAGCCCGGCGATCTGCTGGTGGCGCCGCACGACTGCTACGGCGGCAGCTATCGGTTGTTCGACAGCCTGAGCAAACGCGGTGCCTATCGCGTGCTGTTCGTCGATCAGGGTAATGAAGCCGCCCTGCAACAGGCGCTGGCGCAAAAGCCGAAGCTGGTGTTGATCGAAAGCCCCAGCAACCCGCTGCTGCGGGTGGTGGACATCGCGGCGATCTGCGCCGCCGCGCACGCGGCGGGCGCGTTGACGGTGGTGGACAACACCTTCCTCAGCCCGGCCCTGCAACAGCCGATCGAACTCGGTGCCGATCTGGTGGTCCATTCATGCACCAAATACCTGAACGGGCATTCGGACGTGGTGGCCGGGGCGGTGATCGCCAAAGATCCCGAGCTGGCGGTCGAGCTGGCCTGGTGGGCGAACAACATCGGCGTGACCGGCGGCGCGTTCGACAGCTATCTGCTGCTGCGTGGCATGCGCACGCTGTCGCCGCGCATCAAGGCGGCGCAGCTAAACGCTGAAGCGATTGTTGACTATTTACAGCAGCAACCGTTGGTGAAAAAGCTGTATCATCCCTCCCTGCCGGAGAATCCGGGGCATGAGATCGCCCGCCGGCAGCAGCGCGGTTTCGGCGCGATGCTGAGTTTTGAACTGGACGGCGATGAAGCGGTGCTGCGCCGTTTTCTCTCTGCCCTTGAGCTGTTTACTCTGGCAGAATCGTTGGGCGGCGTAGAAAGCCTGATCTCGCATGCAGCGACCATGACCCACGCCGGCATGGCGGCGGAGGCGCGGGCAGCGGCCGGCATCTCCGAGAGCCTGCTGCGCATTTCCGTGGGTATTGAAGACAGTGAAGATTTGATTGCCGATCTGGAACGCGCTTTCCAGGCGGCGGCAACGAGGTAA
- the rpmE gene encoding 50S ribosomal protein L31 yields the protein MKQGIHPKYEEVTANCSCGNVMKIRSTVGHDLNLDVCGACHPFYTGKQRDVATGGRVDRFNKRFSVPGAKK from the coding sequence ATGAAACAAGGTATCCACCCAAAATACGAAGAAGTTACTGCTAACTGCTCTTGCGGTAACGTGATGAAGATCCGCTCCACCGTGGGCCACGATCTGAACCTGGACGTTTGTGGCGCATGCCACCCGTTCTACACTGGCAAGCAGCGTGACGTTGCTACCGGTGGCCGCGTTGACCGCTTCAACAAGCGTTTCAGCGTACCAGGCGCTAAGAAATAA
- the ftsN gene encoding cell division protein FtsN, protein MAQKDYVSRGRAAGAKRKTPSRKKRSSPKVSKTVLALAAALLVVFVGGLYFITHNKPEDAPLLPAHTTRPGNGLPPKPEERWRYIKELENRQIGVQTPTEPTAGGELNSKTQLTAEQRQLLEQMQADMQQRPTQLNEVPYNDPGQANARSTRQQQQMQQQQMQQQPVQQQQQVSQPPRNPFNNGATTAPVQPHPQPKPTTQQPVQVKQPEPKPQPKPEPKPEVKQETAKQETKPESKQKWMVQCGSFRATDQAESVRARLAFEGIESRITAGGGWNRVVLGPYSSRAAADKTLSRLKGVGMSSCIPLSVGG, encoded by the coding sequence GTGGCACAAAAAGACTATGTAAGCCGTGGGCGCGCAGCAGGAGCTAAGCGTAAAACCCCCAGCCGTAAAAAACGCAGTTCTCCGAAGGTTTCCAAAACCGTGCTGGCATTAGCCGCCGCGTTGCTGGTTGTCTTTGTCGGTGGCCTCTATTTCATTACGCACAACAAGCCGGAAGACGCGCCGTTGTTGCCTGCGCACACCACGCGCCCCGGCAACGGCCTGCCGCCGAAGCCGGAAGAGCGCTGGCGCTACATCAAAGAGCTGGAAAACCGGCAGATCGGCGTGCAAACCCCGACCGAACCGACGGCCGGCGGCGAGCTCAATTCCAAAACTCAGCTGACCGCCGAACAGCGGCAACTGCTGGAACAGATGCAGGCCGACATGCAGCAGCGCCCGACGCAGCTGAACGAAGTGCCGTATAACGATCCGGGCCAGGCCAACGCGCGCAGCACTCGCCAGCAGCAGCAGATGCAACAACAGCAAATGCAGCAGCAGCCGGTGCAGCAACAGCAGCAGGTCAGCCAGCCGCCGCGCAACCCGTTCAACAACGGGGCCACCACCGCGCCGGTGCAGCCGCACCCGCAGCCAAAACCGACTACCCAGCAACCGGTACAGGTGAAACAGCCTGAGCCGAAGCCGCAACCGAAACCGGAGCCCAAACCGGAAGTGAAACAGGAAACGGCCAAGCAGGAAACCAAACCGGAATCAAAACAGAAGTGGATGGTGCAATGCGGTTCGTTCCGCGCCACCGATCAGGCTGAATCCGTGCGTGCGCGCCTGGCGTTCGAAGGCATCGAGAGCCGCATCACCGCCGGCGGCGGTTGGAATCGCGTGGTGCTCGGCCCGTACAGCAGCCGCGCCGCCGCGGACAAAACCCTTTCGCGCCTGAAGGGCGTCGGCATGTCGAGTTGCATTCCCCTCTCCGTTGGGGGTTGA
- the metJ gene encoding met regulon transcriptional regulator MetJ — protein sequence MAEWNGEYVSPYAEHGKKSEQVKKITVSIPLKVLKILTDERTRRQVNNLRHATNSELLCEAFLHAFTGQPLPNDEDLRKERSDEIPEAAKVLMRELGVDPDTWEY from the coding sequence ATGGCTGAGTGGAACGGCGAGTATGTCAGCCCTTACGCTGAACACGGTAAAAAAAGCGAGCAAGTCAAAAAGATCACGGTATCCATTCCGCTGAAGGTCCTGAAAATCCTCACCGACGAACGGACCCGTCGCCAGGTGAACAACCTGCGCCACGCCACCAACAGCGAACTGCTGTGCGAAGCGTTTCTGCATGCCTTTACCGGCCAGCCGCTGCCGAACGATGAAGACCTGCGCAAAGAGCGCAGCGATGAAATTCCGGAAGCCGCGAAAGTGTTGATGCGCGAACTGGGTGTCGACCCCGATACCTGGGAATATTGA
- the cytR gene encoding DNA-binding transcriptional regulator CytR, with amino-acid sequence MEHKKELSMATMKDVAEMAGVSTATVSRALMNPEKVSTPTRQKVEQAVLAVGYSPHALSRNIKRNESRTILVIVPDICDPFFADVIQGIEQTAAQQGYLVLIGDCAQQNQQERTFVNLIITKQIDGMLLLGSNLPFDASKEEQRNLPPMVMANEFAPELELPTVHIDNLTAAFEAVHYLHQLGHRQIACVAGPEQMPLSHYRLQGYVQALRRNGITVESSYITRGDFTYEAGAQALTALMAQPKPPTAVFCHSDVMAIGVLSQAKKMGLRVPQDLSIVGFDDLKLAQYCDPPLTTVAQPRFQIGQQAMLLLLEQLNGQTVASGSRLLDSELIIRGSTAAPKR; translated from the coding sequence TTGGAACACAAGAAAGAGTTATCCATGGCGACCATGAAAGACGTCGCCGAAATGGCGGGCGTTTCAACGGCTACCGTATCGCGTGCGCTGATGAACCCGGAAAAGGTGTCAACGCCGACGCGCCAGAAAGTGGAACAGGCCGTCCTGGCCGTGGGTTATTCTCCTCATGCTCTGTCACGCAATATCAAGCGCAACGAATCCCGCACCATCCTGGTGATCGTGCCCGACATCTGCGATCCGTTTTTCGCCGATGTGATCCAGGGGATCGAACAGACCGCCGCCCAACAAGGCTATCTGGTGCTGATCGGCGACTGCGCGCAGCAAAACCAGCAGGAGCGCACCTTCGTCAATCTGATCATCACCAAACAGATCGACGGCATGCTGCTGCTGGGCTCCAACCTGCCGTTCGACGCCAGCAAGGAAGAGCAGCGCAACCTGCCGCCGATGGTGATGGCCAACGAGTTCGCTCCCGAGCTGGAACTGCCGACGGTGCACATCGACAACCTGACCGCCGCCTTTGAAGCCGTGCATTATTTGCATCAATTGGGCCACCGGCAGATCGCCTGCGTCGCCGGGCCGGAACAGATGCCGCTGAGCCATTATCGGCTGCAGGGTTACGTTCAAGCGCTACGTCGTAATGGCATTACCGTCGAAAGCAGCTATATTACCCGGGGTGATTTTACCTACGAAGCCGGCGCGCAAGCGCTGACGGCGCTGATGGCACAGCCGAAACCGCCAACGGCGGTATTCTGCCACAGCGACGTCATGGCGATCGGCGTGCTGTCCCAGGCGAAGAAAATGGGGCTGCGGGTGCCGCAGGATCTGTCGATCGTCGGCTTTGACGACCTCAAGCTGGCGCAGTATTGCGATCCGCCGCTGACCACGGTGGCGCAGCCGCGCTTCCAGATCGGCCAGCAGGCGATGTTGTTGCTGTTGGAGCAGTTGAACGGCCAGACAGTGGCCAGCGGCTCCCGGCTGTTGGACAGTGAATTGATTATCAGAGGCAGCACCGCTGCCCCGAAACGCTAG
- the priA gene encoding primosomal protein N': MPVVHVALPVPLARTFDYLLPPGMQPVAGARVGVPWGRQHAIGIVTGCSDTSELPLDKLKPIDSVIDAESLFSPSLWRILRWASDYYHYPIGEVLFHALPILLRQGKPAEAAPLWQWFATEEGRATPPESLKRAPKQQQALAALLQRPVYRHQVSQLELMESALQALRAKGLIDLRAQVADTHDWRPNFAVLGERLRLNTEQATAVGAIRSEDEQFAAWLLAGVTGSGKTEVYLSVLENVLAKGRQALVLVPEIGLTPQTIARFRERFNAPVDVLHSGLNDSERLAVWLRARSGEAAIVIGTRSALFTPFRQLGVIIIDEEHDSSYKQQEGWRYHARDLAVFRAREEDIPMVMGSATPALETLHNVQLGKYRQLKLTQRAGNAKPATQHLIDLKGLPLKVGLSQPLLKSMQHHLKAGNQVMLFLNRRGYAPALLCHECGWIAECQRCDHYYTFHQHQRQLRCHHCDSQRPVPHQCPQCGSTHLVSVGVGTEQLEQELAPLFPDTPITRIDRDTTSRKGALEQHLADIHRGEARILIGTQMLAKGHHFPDVTLVALLDVDGALFSADFRSAERFAQLYTQVSGRAGRAGKQGEVLLQTHHPEHPLLQVLLQQGYDAFAKQTLAERNSVFLPPYTSHIIVRAEDHDNQQAPLFLQQLRNLLEASPLKDDSLWVMGPVPALQSKRGGRFRWQLLLQHPTRRVLQQLMKSSLPLIGTLPQTRKVKWTLDVDPIDS; the protein is encoded by the coding sequence ATGCCCGTCGTACACGTTGCCTTGCCGGTCCCCCTCGCCCGCACCTTCGACTATCTGCTGCCGCCCGGCATGCAGCCGGTGGCCGGCGCGCGCGTGGGCGTGCCCTGGGGCAGGCAGCATGCGATCGGCATCGTCACCGGCTGCAGCGACACCAGTGAACTGCCGCTGGACAAGCTCAAACCGATCGACAGCGTGATCGACGCCGAATCGCTGTTCTCCCCCAGCCTGTGGCGCATCCTGCGCTGGGCCAGCGATTACTATCACTACCCCATCGGCGAAGTGCTGTTCCATGCGCTGCCGATCCTGCTGCGGCAAGGCAAACCGGCCGAGGCCGCGCCGCTGTGGCAATGGTTCGCCACCGAAGAGGGACGCGCCACCCCGCCCGAAAGCCTGAAACGCGCGCCGAAACAGCAGCAGGCGCTCGCGGCGCTGCTGCAACGCCCGGTCTATCGCCATCAGGTCAGCCAGCTTGAGCTGATGGAAAGCGCCCTGCAGGCGCTGCGCGCCAAAGGGCTGATCGATCTGCGCGCTCAGGTCGCGGATACGCACGACTGGCGCCCCAACTTCGCAGTGCTCGGCGAGCGGCTGCGGCTGAACACCGAGCAGGCTACCGCCGTCGGGGCGATCAGAAGCGAGGATGAGCAGTTCGCCGCCTGGCTGTTGGCCGGGGTAACCGGCTCCGGCAAGACCGAAGTCTACCTCAGCGTGCTGGAAAACGTGCTGGCCAAAGGCCGACAGGCGCTGGTGCTGGTGCCGGAAATCGGCCTGACGCCGCAAACCATCGCCCGCTTTCGCGAGCGCTTCAACGCGCCGGTAGACGTGCTGCACTCCGGGCTGAACGACAGCGAACGGCTGGCGGTTTGGCTGCGCGCGCGCAGCGGCGAAGCCGCCATCGTCATCGGCACCCGTTCGGCGCTGTTCACGCCGTTCCGTCAGCTGGGCGTAATCATCATCGACGAAGAGCATGACAGCTCTTATAAACAGCAGGAAGGCTGGCGCTACCACGCCCGCGATCTGGCGGTGTTCCGCGCCCGGGAAGAGGACATCCCGATGGTGATGGGCTCCGCGACCCCGGCATTGGAAACGCTGCACAACGTGCAGCTGGGTAAATATCGCCAGCTGAAGCTCACCCAGCGCGCGGGCAACGCCAAACCGGCAACGCAGCACCTGATCGATCTAAAGGGGCTGCCGCTGAAGGTCGGCCTGTCGCAACCGCTTTTGAAAAGCATGCAGCACCATTTAAAAGCCGGCAATCAGGTGATGCTGTTCCTCAACCGCCGCGGTTACGCTCCGGCGCTGCTGTGCCACGAGTGCGGCTGGATCGCCGAATGCCAGCGCTGCGATCACTACTACACCTTCCACCAGCATCAGCGCCAGCTGCGCTGCCACCACTGCGACAGCCAGCGGCCGGTGCCGCACCAGTGCCCACAGTGCGGCTCCACTCACCTGGTGTCGGTCGGCGTCGGCACCGAACAGCTGGAGCAGGAGCTGGCGCCGCTGTTCCCCGACACGCCGATCACCCGCATCGATCGCGACACCACCAGCCGCAAAGGGGCGCTTGAGCAGCACCTGGCGGATATCCATCGCGGCGAAGCGCGCATTCTGATCGGCACGCAGATGCTGGCCAAGGGCCACCATTTTCCCGACGTCACGCTAGTGGCGTTGCTGGACGTGGACGGCGCGCTGTTCTCCGCCGACTTCCGCTCCGCCGAGCGTTTCGCTCAGCTGTATACCCAGGTCTCCGGGCGGGCCGGCCGCGCGGGCAAACAGGGTGAAGTGCTGCTGCAAACCCACCATCCGGAGCACCCGCTGCTGCAGGTACTGCTGCAACAGGGTTACGACGCCTTCGCCAAACAGACGCTGGCGGAGCGCAACAGCGTGTTTCTGCCGCCTTACACCAGCCACATCATCGTGCGCGCCGAAGATCACGACAACCAGCAGGCCCCGCTGTTCCTGCAGCAGCTGCGCAACCTGCTGGAAGCCAGCCCGCTGAAGGACGATTCGCTGTGGGTGATGGGCCCGGTGCCGGCGCTGCAGTCCAAACGCGGCGGCCGTTTCCGCTGGCAGCTGCTGCTGCAGCACCCGACGCGGCGCGTCCTGCAACAGCTGATGAAAAGCTCGCTGCCGCTGATCGGCACCCTGCCGCAAACGCGCAAGGTGAAATGGACGCTGGATGTCGATCCGATCGACAGCTGA
- the hslU gene encoding HslU--HslV peptidase ATPase subunit — MSEMTPREIVSELDSYIIGQNKAKRAVAIALRNRWRRMQLNEMLRHEVTPKNILMIGPTGVGKTEIARRLAKLANAPFIKVEATKFTEVGYVGKEVDSIIRDLTDAAIKMVRMQSIEKNRTRAEELAEERILDVLIPPAKNNWGQPEEGQEPSAARQAFRKKLREGQLDDKEIEIDLAAAPMGVEIMAPPGMEEMTNQLQSMFQNLGGQKQKPRKLKIKEAFKLLVEEEAAKLVNPEELKEQAIEAVEQHGIVFIDEIDKICKRGGQSSGPDVSREGVQRDLLPLVEGCTVSTKHGMVKTDHILFIASGAFQTANPSDLIPELQGRLPIRVELQALTTEDFERILTEPSASLTEQYKALMGTEGVNIEFTADGIRRIAEAAWQVNESTENIGARRLHTVLERLMEDISYEASEINGQSITIDADYVRSHLDELVADEDLSRFIL; from the coding sequence ATGTCTGAAATGACCCCGCGCGAGATCGTCAGCGAACTGGACAGCTATATCATTGGCCAAAACAAGGCCAAACGCGCTGTCGCCATTGCCCTGCGCAACCGCTGGCGCCGGATGCAGCTCAACGAGATGCTGCGTCACGAAGTGACCCCGAAAAACATTCTGATGATCGGCCCGACCGGCGTCGGTAAAACCGAAATCGCCCGCCGTCTGGCGAAGCTGGCCAACGCGCCGTTCATCAAGGTTGAAGCCACCAAGTTCACCGAAGTGGGCTATGTGGGCAAAGAAGTGGACTCCATCATCCGCGATCTGACCGATGCCGCCATCAAAATGGTGCGCATGCAGTCGATCGAGAAAAACCGCACCCGTGCCGAAGAGTTGGCCGAAGAGCGCATTCTCGACGTGCTGATCCCGCCGGCCAAAAACAACTGGGGCCAGCCGGAAGAAGGCCAGGAACCGTCCGCCGCCCGCCAGGCATTCCGCAAGAAACTGCGCGAAGGCCAGCTGGATGACAAAGAGATCGAAATCGATCTGGCCGCCGCGCCGATGGGCGTGGAAATCATGGCGCCTCCGGGCATGGAAGAGATGACCAACCAGCTGCAGTCGATGTTCCAGAACCTCGGCGGCCAGAAGCAAAAACCGCGCAAGCTGAAGATCAAAGAAGCCTTCAAGCTGCTGGTGGAAGAAGAAGCCGCCAAGCTGGTGAACCCGGAAGAGCTGAAAGAGCAGGCGATCGAAGCGGTTGAACAGCACGGCATCGTGTTTATCGACGAGATCGACAAAATCTGTAAGCGCGGCGGCCAAAGCTCCGGCCCGGACGTCTCGCGCGAAGGCGTACAGCGCGATCTGCTGCCGCTGGTGGAAGGCTGCACCGTGTCCACCAAGCACGGTATGGTGAAGACCGACCACATCCTGTTCATCGCTTCCGGCGCGTTCCAGACCGCCAATCCGTCAGATCTGATCCCGGAGCTGCAGGGCCGTCTGCCGATCCGCGTTGAGCTGCAGGCGCTGACCACCGAAGACTTCGAGCGCATCCTGACCGAGCCGAGCGCGTCGCTGACCGAGCAGTACAAAGCGCTGATGGGCACCGAAGGCGTCAACATCGAGTTCACCGCCGACGGCATCCGCCGCATCGCCGAAGCCGCGTGGCAGGTCAACGAAAGCACCGAGAACATCGGCGCGCGTCGTCTGCACACCGTGCTTGAGCGTCTGATGGAAGATATTTCCTACGAGGCGAGTGAAATTAATGGCCAATCCATTACAATTGATGCGGATTACGTGCGCAGTCATCTGGATGAACTGGTGGCGGATGAAGATTTGAGTCGTTTTATCCTATAA
- the hslV gene encoding ATP-dependent protease subunit HslV — protein MTTIVSVRRNGQVVIGGDGQATLGNTVMKGNVKKVRRLYNDKVIAGFAGGTADAFTLFELFERKLEMHQGHLVKAAVELAKDWRTDRMLRKLEALLAVADENASLIITGNGDVVQPENDLIAIGSGGPYAQAAARAMLENTELSARDIVEKSLNIAGDICIYTNHFHTIEELPSKA, from the coding sequence GTGACAACAATTGTAAGCGTACGCCGCAACGGCCAGGTCGTCATCGGTGGTGATGGCCAGGCAACCCTGGGTAATACGGTGATGAAGGGTAACGTCAAGAAAGTGCGTCGCCTGTACAACGACAAAGTGATCGCCGGTTTCGCCGGTGGCACCGCTGACGCCTTCACGCTGTTTGAACTGTTTGAACGCAAACTGGAAATGCATCAGGGCCACCTGGTGAAAGCCGCCGTCGAGCTGGCGAAAGACTGGCGCACCGACCGTATGCTGCGCAAGCTCGAAGCGCTGCTGGCGGTCGCCGATGAAAACGCTTCGCTGATCATCACCGGCAACGGCGATGTGGTGCAGCCGGAAAACGATCTGATCGCCATCGGCTCCGGCGGCCCTTACGCTCAGGCCGCAGCCCGCGCCATGTTGGAAAATACCGAGCTGAGCGCCCGCGACATCGTTGAGAAATCCCTCAACATCGCCGGCGACATCTGTATTTACACCAACCATTTCCACACCATTGAAGAATTGCCTTCCAAAGCGTAA
- a CDS encoding bifunctional aspartate kinase/homoserine dehydrogenase II, with amino-acid sequence MNAIAVAGPVSGRQLHKFGGSSLADVKCYLRVAGIMAEYSQPGDMMVVSAAGSTTNQLINWLKLSQSDRLSAHQVQQTLRRYHSDLISGLLPPESAEPLIAEFIQDLERLAVLLDGKVDEVCYAEVVGHGEIWSARLMAAVLNHLDMQAAWLDARDFLRAERAAQPQVDEGRSYPLLQQLLAQHPGKRLVVTGFISRNDAGETVLLGRNGSDYSATQVGALAGAARVTIWSDVAGVYSADPRKVKDACLLPLLRLDEASELARLAAPVLHTRTLQPVSGSDIDLQLRCSYQPEQGSTRIERVLASGTGAKIVTSHDDVCLIELHVAAQHDFKLAQKELDLVLKRAQIKPLAVGIHPDRNRVQLCYTSEVVNSALAILQASALPGELHLREGLALVAMVGAGVCKNPLHSHRFYQQLKDQPVEFIWQAEDGISLVAVLRQGPTALLIQGLHQSLFRAEKRIGLVLFGKGNIGSRWLELFAREQTNISARSGFEFILAGVVDSRRSLLNYEGLDASRALAFFEDEAQALDEESLFLWMRAHPFDDLVVLDVTASEELAGQYLDFASYGFHVISANKLAGASCSDTYRQIRDAFAKTGRHWLYNATVGAGLPVNHTVRDLRDSGDSILAISGIFSGTLSWLFLQYDGTVPFTELVDQAWQQGLTEPDPRVDLSGQDVMRKLVILAREAGYDIEPNQVRVESLVPAGCEQGSVDQFFENGEALNQQMQQRFEAASEMGLVLRHVARFDANGKARVGVEAVRPEHPLASLLPCDNVFAIESRWYRDNPLVIRGPGAGRDVTAGAIQSDLNRLAQLL; translated from the coding sequence ATGAATGCAATTGCTGTAGCAGGGCCGGTGAGTGGGCGTCAACTGCACAAGTTTGGCGGCAGCAGTCTGGCGGATGTGAAGTGTTATCTGCGTGTGGCCGGGATTATGGCGGAATACAGCCAGCCGGGCGACATGATGGTGGTATCGGCCGCCGGCAGTACCACCAACCAGTTGATCAACTGGCTGAAGCTCAGCCAGAGCGATCGCCTGTCTGCGCACCAGGTGCAGCAGACGTTGCGTCGTTATCACAGCGATCTTATCAGCGGCCTGCTGCCGCCGGAAAGCGCCGAGCCGCTGATCGCCGAGTTCATTCAGGATCTGGAACGTCTGGCGGTGCTGCTGGACGGCAAAGTCGACGAGGTGTGCTATGCCGAAGTGGTCGGGCACGGCGAGATCTGGTCGGCGCGCCTGATGGCGGCGGTGCTCAACCACCTGGATATGCAGGCGGCCTGGCTGGATGCGCGTGATTTCCTGCGCGCCGAGCGCGCCGCGCAGCCGCAGGTGGATGAAGGCCGTTCTTATCCGCTGCTGCAGCAATTGTTGGCTCAACATCCGGGCAAGCGCCTGGTGGTGACCGGCTTCATTTCGCGCAACGACGCCGGGGAAACCGTGCTGTTGGGGCGTAACGGCAGCGACTACTCCGCCACTCAGGTCGGCGCGTTGGCCGGCGCGGCGCGCGTCACCATCTGGAGCGACGTGGCCGGGGTTTACAGCGCCGACCCGCGCAAGGTGAAAGACGCCTGCCTGCTGCCGCTGCTGCGCCTGGACGAAGCCAGCGAGCTGGCGCGCCTGGCGGCACCGGTGTTGCATACCCGCACCCTGCAGCCGGTCTCCGGCAGCGATATCGATCTTCAGCTGCGCTGCAGCTACCAGCCGGAGCAGGGCTCGACGCGCATCGAGCGCGTATTGGCGTCCGGCACCGGCGCCAAGATTGTCACCAGCCACGATGACGTGTGCCTGATTGAGCTGCACGTCGCCGCTCAGCATGACTTCAAACTGGCGCAGAAAGAATTGGATCTGGTGCTCAAGCGCGCGCAGATCAAACCGTTGGCGGTGGGCATCCATCCTGACCGCAATCGAGTGCAGCTGTGCTACACCTCCGAGGTGGTCAACAGCGCGCTGGCGATCCTGCAGGCCTCGGCGCTGCCGGGTGAACTGCACCTGCGCGAAGGGTTGGCGCTGGTGGCGATGGTCGGCGCCGGGGTGTGCAAGAACCCGCTGCACAGCCATCGCTTCTATCAGCAGCTGAAAGATCAGCCGGTCGAATTTATCTGGCAGGCGGAAGATGGCATCAGCCTGGTGGCGGTATTACGCCAGGGGCCGACCGCGCTGCTGATTCAGGGGCTGCACCAAAGCCTGTTCCGCGCCGAGAAGCGCATCGGTCTGGTGCTGTTCGGCAAGGGCAACATTGGGTCGCGCTGGCTGGAGCTGTTTGCCCGCGAGCAGACCAATATTTCCGCGCGCAGCGGCTTCGAATTTATCCTGGCGGGGGTGGTGGACAGCCGCCGCAGCCTGCTGAACTACGAAGGGCTGGACGCCAGCCGCGCATTGGCGTTCTTTGAGGACGAGGCGCAGGCGCTCGACGAAGAGTCGCTGTTCCTGTGGATGCGCGCGCACCCGTTCGACGATTTGGTGGTGCTCGACGTGACCGCCAGCGAAGAGCTGGCCGGGCAGTATCTGGATTTCGCCAGCTACGGTTTCCACGTGATCAGCGCCAACAAGCTGGCGGGAGCCTCGTGCAGCGATACCTATCGCCAAATTCGCGACGCCTTCGCCAAAACCGGCCGCCACTGGCTGTACAACGCCACCGTCGGCGCCGGTCTGCCGGTCAACCACACGGTGCGCGATCTGCGCGACAGCGGCGACAGCATTTTGGCGATCAGCGGCATCTTCTCCGGCACGCTTTCCTGGCTGTTCCTGCAGTATGACGGCACGGTGCCGTTTACCGAGCTGGTGGATCAGGCCTGGCAGCAGGGGCTGACCGAACCGGATCCGCGGGTCGATCTCTCCGGCCAGGACGTGATGCGCAAGTTGGTGATCCTGGCGCGCGAAGCGGGCTACGACATCGAACCTAACCAGGTGCGGGTCGAGTCGCTGGTGCCGGCGGGCTGCGAGCAGGGCTCCGTCGATCAGTTCTTCGAGAACGGCGAGGCGCTGAACCAGCAGATGCAGCAGCGTTTTGAGGCCGCCAGCGAAATGGGCCTGGTGCTGCGTCACGTGGCGCGTTTCGACGCCAACGGCAAGGCGCGGGTCGGCGTGGAGGCGGTGCGTCCTGAGCATCCGCTGGCCTCGTTGCTGCCGTGCGACAACGTGTTCGCCATCGAAAGCCGCTGGTATCGCGATAATCCGCTGGTGATCCGCGGGCCGGGCGCCGGCCGCGACGTGACCGCCGGAGCGATCCAGTCAGACCTTAACCGGTTGGCGCAGCTGCTTTAA